The segment GTTCCATTGAAACCGCCAACCTTTAAGAGAGATTTCCATAATTTATCATTGTGCTGATTATTTTTTCAATTGATATACGAACCGCCCAACATATCAGAGGTACAACGATTTACTTGATTTGTAATGGAAATTCAATGTCGTCAAACAATTATGTCCATCTTTGCTCTATTTGTAACCTCTATCAGCAACATATTTTTTCATTCTTCAGAGTGTTTCTGTGTTATGTGAGTTAAGTGTTCAATGAGCTTACTGCAAAGACATGGTCTTTATAGTCAATGACCCCAAGTCCACTGCGTACGTTGTCCATGGAGGCAATCAGTGTCCACTGGTTGGTCTCTGGGTTGTAATATTCAGCCGTTGACAGGCACTCACTCCCATCGAAGCCACCGCAAATGTACACCTGGAGGGAATTtcagaggtaataagtcatcgTTTGAAGTTGTCCACTGAGGACAAGTACTATAAAATATTGATCAAAGTCTGTAGCCAGCTAAATTTTAGCCTAATTAATTGGGATTTGTTGTTAGGTAAAAACATAATCAATGAACATTTAATAGCTCACCTATGCACATTTGAGTGCTGGAATGTTTATGCAAAATAAGTTGTAAGTTGTTCTTCAGTAATACACAATACTATTTTtatcatttataatattttggataattatttcattaatttacAAAGCCTTGtgatcttttaaaataaataaactctacACTACCACTTCAATACTGAACACAGTAACCCACTTTTCCACGGAAGGCAGTGCTGCTGGCGTCACTCCTCCGCACATGCATAGGCGCAATGATAGTCCACTGGTTGATTCTGGGCTGATAGCGCTCAGCGCTTCTGAGTCGAAGATGTCCATCATAACCTCCCATGGCATATATGCACCCGTGCATCACAGTAACACTGACATAGCAGCGCCTCGAATGCATTTGTGTCACCTCCTGCCAGGTGTGCGTGCCCAGGTCCAACCGGTGCACACATCTGAACTGCTCAACATTGTCAAAGCCACCGACACAGTACACTGATGCATCGAGGAAAACTGCGCCATGGTAGGCCCGAGGAGTCTCCCCATTGCTTGGTACATTGACCCAGCAATTAGCACGGACATCGTATGCCTCGATGCTACTGATGGGTCTGTCAGCGCTCCAGCCTCCAATAGCCAACAGGATGGCAGGGGACAGTCGTGGGCGGCCCAAAGTGTTAAGCAAAGATGAGCCGGGCCACATCTCTGTTTGGAGGTCCAGCATGGTCGCCAGCGTCCTGGTGAGAATTGGTCGACACTCTTTACTTGCCCGCACCAGTTCGTTGTTTCTCACGACTTCTGTGATGAATGTTGGACTCATTAAAGCCAGCCTGACCTACACAAGTGGGAAAAAAGTTTAATTAACAAGAAATGATGATGTAATCGAGGAATAATGTTGCAAATACGTAGTTTTTACAGTAGATAACACTTGCAACTTACATAACTGAATATATTCCACTAAGTACAGTTTTTtgtccatttttttaaaataactaaatatagaAAAGTTATGTTTAAAACAAATAGTGGCCAAAATATCTTTATTGGATTTTGTTTACACTCAAGTATCAATATCATGCAAACATTGTTGTTAAATGTGCTAGATTATGTGGAAAAACATCTATTTCTATTATTCATCTTGGGGCTGTTTGACCCTTAATTAACTCATTAAACATGTTGcataaagacaaaaacaccttttattgaCTGGTCTAAAATAGGACTCAGTATGTCCTGGTCTCAGTTTAGAATTTTGTCCTGAACTCTTTACAACTGGTCTTGACTGATGCAGACTTTAGGAAGGTGGTTTTGACTATAGCCCCAATCATGCTGTCGTACTCGTGATAACACTATTAGCAAGATGTAAAAGATACAAATCAAAAGTTAATGTAATGCCGGCTGAGTAATTGTCACTTACGTTGGACAAAAGCAGAGAGATGTATTCTCTGCGTTCCTCAGTTGCGTAGGCAATCCAGTGAAGGATGGCCCAGAACACCGTCTTCTCCTCCTTGACATTGAGTTGGTCATTCTCAAT is part of the Cyclopterus lumpus isolate fCycLum1 chromosome 7, fCycLum1.pri, whole genome shotgun sequence genome and harbors:
- the LOC117733731 gene encoding kelch-like protein 10 isoform X4 translates to MKLIIEFAYTDSVPVTQENVEELFIAADQFIVEGIVQACCSFLEEYLSPENCISIWWFTDVYYAPELNRKAFLYTIAHFKEVASTSEEFLLLSVQELVKIIENDQLNVKEEKTVFWAILHWIAYATEERREYISLLLSNVRLALMSPTFITEVVRNNELVRASKECRPILTRTLATMLDLQTEMWPGSSLLNTLGRPRLSPAILLAIGGWSADRPISSIEAYDVRANCWVNVPSNGETPRAYHGAVFLDASVYCVGGFDNVEQFRCVHRLDLGTHTWQEVTQMHSRRCYVSVTVMHGCIYAMGGYDGHLRLRSAERYQPRINQWTIIAPMHVRRSDASSTAFRGKVYICGGFDGSECLSTAEYYNPETNQWTLIASMDNVRSGLGVIDYKDHVFAVGGFNGTSRLDTVEAYNPNTNTWHAVPSMLNSRSNFGIAVIDDRLFVVGGYQGLNTTLEVECYDASEWSYVRDMAISRSALSCCMLYGLHNLAEYSAPHHTLQSSNREEDEMEQST
- the LOC117733731 gene encoding kelch-like protein 10 isoform X1 is translated as MSVYNELRLEQELCDAVVRVDSVEFPVHKIILCNCSPYFQALFTHWSTPDSQVFDISNVSPDIMKLIIEFAYTDSVPVTQENVEELFIAADQFIVEGIVQACCSFLEEYLSPENCISIWWFTDVYYAPELNRKAFLYTIAHFKEVASTSEEFLLLSVQELVKIIENDQLNVKEEKTVFWAILHWIAYATEERREYISLLLSNVRLALMSPTFITEVVRNNELVRASKECRPILTRTLATMLDLQTEMWPGSSLLNTLGRPRLSPAILLAIGGWSADRPISSIEAYDVRANCWVNVPSNGETPRAYHGAVFLDASVYCVGGFDNVEQFRCVHRLDLGTHTWQEVTQMHSRRCYVSVTVMHGCIYAMGGYDGHLRLRSAERYQPRINQWTIIAPMHVRRSDASSTAFRGKVYICGGFDGSECLSTAEYYNPETNQWTLIASMDNVRSGLGVIDYKDHVFAVGGFNGTSRLDTVEAYNPNTNTWHAVPSMLNSRSNFGIAVIDDRLFVVGGYQGLNTTLEVECYDASEWSYVRDMAISRSALSCCMLYGLHNLAEYSAPHHTLQSSNREEDEMEQST
- the LOC117733731 gene encoding kelch-like protein 10 isoform X3; the encoded protein is MMLVCIVAISLQALFTHWSTPDSQVFDISNVSPDIMKLIIEFAYTDSVPVTQENVEELFIAADQFIVEGIVQACCSFLEEYLSPENCISIWWFTDVYYAPELNRKAFLYTIAHFKEVASTSEEFLLLSVQELVKIIENDQLNVKEEKTVFWAILHWIAYATEERREYISLLLSNVRLALMSPTFITEVVRNNELVRASKECRPILTRTLATMLDLQTEMWPGSSLLNTLGRPRLSPAILLAIGGWSADRPISSIEAYDVRANCWVNVPSNGETPRAYHGAVFLDASVYCVGGFDNVEQFRCVHRLDLGTHTWQEVTQMHSRRCYVSVTVMHGCIYAMGGYDGHLRLRSAERYQPRINQWTIIAPMHVRRSDASSTAFRGKVYICGGFDGSECLSTAEYYNPETNQWTLIASMDNVRSGLGVIDYKDHVFAVGGFNGTSRLDTVEAYNPNTNTWHAVPSMLNSRSNFGIAVIDDRLFVVGGYQGLNTTLEVECYDASEWSYVRDMAISRSALSCCMLYGLHNLAEYSAPHHTLQSSNREEDEMEQST
- the LOC117733731 gene encoding kelch-like protein 10 isoform X2, which codes for MSVYNELRLEQELCDAVVRVDSVEFPVHKIILCNCSPYFQALFTHWSTPDSQVFDISNVSPDIMKLIIEFAYTDSVPVTQENVEELFIAADQFIVEGIVQACCSFLEEYLSPENCISIWWFTDVYYAPELNRKAFLYTIAHFKEVASTSEEFLLLSVQELVKIIENDQLNVKEEKTVFWAILHWIAYATEERREYISLLLSNVRLALMSPTFITEVVRNNELVRASKECRPILTRTLATMLDLQTEMWPGSSLLNTLGRPRLSPAILLAIGGWSADRPISSIEAYDVRANCWVNVPSNGETPRAYHGAVFLDASVYCVGGFDNVEQFRCVHRLDLGTHTWQEVTQMHSRRCYVSVTVMHGCIYAMGGYDGHLRLRSAERYQPRINQWTIIAPMHVRRSDASSTAFRGKVYICGGFDGSECLSTAEYYNPETNQWTLIASMDNVGGFNGTSRLDTVEAYNPNTNTWHAVPSMLNSRSNFGIAVIDDRLFVVGGYQGLNTTLEVECYDASEWSYVRDMAISRSALSCCMLYGLHNLAEYSAPHHTLQSSNREEDEMEQST